The stretch of DNA AAGCCCGGCCCGTTCGCCGAGAGGAGGCGTAGATGAAGGGCAGAACCTAGAACCATGCTGAAAACCCGCCTGCAACACCCCGAAATCTTGGCCGCGCTCGCGGGAGCCGGACACGGCATGAAGGTGCTCATCGCCGACCTCAACTACCCGTTCGCGATGGCCGCCCCGCCGAACGGGAAGCTGGTGTACCTGAACTTGTGCCCCGGGAAGCCCTCCGTGACCGAGGTGCTGGATCTGATTGCCGAAGCGGTGCCCATCGAGGCGCTGGAACACGTGGTCCCGCCGGACGGCAGCACGCCGCAAATCGTGAGCGAGTTTCGAGCTATCCTCGGCCCGGATGTGCCCTTCACGGCGCACGACCGCTTCGGGTTCTATGCCGCGGTGCGAGCGGCCATCGACTCGCACCAACTATGCCTAACGGTGGCCACGGGCGAGGAGCGCATCTACTCCAACGCCCTCGTTACCATCGGCTACATCCCACCGGGCTAGGGTACTGCGCGCGGTTCGAGTTCGGCCCGATCGCCGTTCATGGTGCATAATCCCCTTTTGAAAGATGAGTTGTGGCCGGGGTCGGGCGTGCCTCGAGTGTGGGCTTGTCGATATCGGCGTCGAAGCCGCGGGATTGCTCATCGAGGCTCGAGGGCAAAGCGGGAAGGCTTCGGCAGTCCGTCGCGATCCGGTGTTATCCGGACCGGCAGAAGGCATGCATCGTTCCTTGTCCGCCCCGACCGCCTCTGGATTACCCAGAACCGGCACGACGGACTATGCGAGCATGAAGCCAGAAGCTGCTCGCTACCATGGGAGACTGCTACGTTCGCGGCAAGCGGTAGCATGTTTCGGCAAACTCGGCATGACGGTTGGCGTCCAGGGCGATGGTGGTGCGATGGCGCACAGGAGTGCGTGTAGGGTGGCGGAGCACTGCCGCCATCGCGCCCCAAAAGCAAGGAGGAAAGCGTGATGAAGATTCGACTGGCGGTCGGGTTGGTAGCAATCGTGTTGTCACTGTCCTACCTCGCTGCGACGAGGCCCCCACAACAACTCACCCGTTTCGACTTCGAGGACGGGACGTTGCAGGGCTGGACGGCAGTCGTGGGCGACCTCGGAACGCAACCGGCGTCCACGGACAACGACCGCCACGGCGGTAACTTCAACAAGCGGGGCAAGTACTTCATCGGCACCTACGAGAGTAAGGGCGATGCCGCGACCGGCAGCCTCCAATCACCCACGTTCCGTATTCGGTCGCCGTGGATCACGCTATTAGTCGGTGGTGGCAACGACCCCGATCGCACCTATGTGGTGTTAGTGCGGGCGAGCGATGGCAAAGCGTTATTCCGTGAGACGGGACGGAACGCCGAGGGCATGATACGTAAGTACTGGGACGTCTCCGACTACATCGGTGATGACGTGTACTTCCTCGTGGTTGATACCGCTACAGGCGGCTGGGGCCACATCAATGTGGACGATCTCGGCGAGATGACGCCCGCCGAGATACGTGCGAGAGAGCAGGCGATTCGCAAAGCGGAGGCCGACCGCAAGGCCTGGTACGAATCCTTGATGAAGCCGTCGAACCGCCAGCCCTACCGCGGCGAGCACCTAGCGGACCTCTCCATGCCTATGGGTGGCATAGGGGCCGGGAACATAGTGCTGTGCGGAGATGGCAAGCTGCGAAAGTGGCAGATATTCAACAAGGTGAACGCGCGGTGCGTGGTGCCCGGGCAGATGTTTGCTATATGGACTCCCAGCCGAGCCGTAGTGCTCGCGAAGGAACCGGAGTATGGCCTTCCAGGGGTTGACGGCATCGAGTACTTCGGTGAGTTCCCTATTGCCGAGTTGCGCTACTCTGAAGCGAGGCTGCCCGTGCGGGTCGAACTTCAGGCCTTTTCGCCCTTCGTTCCTGCTAATCCGAAGGACTCCGGCTTGCCGTCCATCGTGTATGTGTTTCGCGTGCACAATCCGGGCAGGACGCAGACTGACGTTGCACTGATGGCCACCATGCAGAACGCGGTGAACTATGATGGAGTCGGTGCAATAGATGGTGTCCGATTCGCAGGGTATGGTGGGAATGTCAACGAGGTGGTGCGCGCAAGGGGACTTACCAAAGTGCACATGACACTCCCGACGCTATCGGAGCAGGCAGCGCAGTTCGGTTCGATGACCCTCAGCGTGTTGGACGGCTCGGCAGATGCGCGCGCCGCATGGACGGATCCGAATGGACTCTGGTCTCTGTTCTCATCGGGCAGGGCCGTGGCCGCTAAGCCGAAGTCTGAGCCGAGTGCCGCCGGCACTACCTACAATGGTGCTGTGGTGTCACGGTTCAGGCTGCTGCCCGGAGAGACTCGTGAGGTGCCTTTTATCGTCTCGTGGAGCTTTCCGAACCACTATGCCACCTACGATCGAAATCTGGCTCGGTACAGGCTGGGGCACATGTACTCCAAGTGGTTCCGAGACTCGCAGGCCGCTGCACAGTACGTCGCTTCCAACTTCCGCCGTCTGCGCTATGAGACGACGATGTTCCGCGACACCTTCTACGACTCCACACTTCCCTACTGGCTGGTGCGGCGGGTGTCGTCCCAGGCGAGCACGCTGACATCACAGAGTATCCTATGGTTGGAGGATGGTACCTTCGCGGCGTTCGAGGGCGCCGGATGCTGCCCGATGAACTGCACGCACGTGTTCAACTATGAGCAAACGATCGCGGCGTTGTTCCCACAGTTGGAGCGTATCATGCGGGAGACGGACCTGGGCGTGCAGATGATGGAGAGCGGTGCCGTCAGACACCGCACGGCCTTACCTCTCAACGCACCTAGAGCGCACGGGCCGTTCGTGGACGGACAGCTCGGCACCATCCTGAAAGCATACCGCGAACACCTGTACTCGAAGGACGACAGATGGCTTCGCACTTGGTGGCCCCGGATCAAGCAGGCGCTGGAGTTCGTGATACGCGATTGGGACCCGAACAAGGATGGTGTTCTGGTTAACGAGCAGTGGAACACCTATGACGCGGCCATGTACGGTCCTAACACTTTCATCGGCACGCTCTATCTGGCGGCACTGCGCTCGGGCGAGGAGATGGCACTGCTGACCGGAGACAGGCAGGCAGCTGAGTTGTATCGCGGACTCTACCTCAGCGGCTCGAAGCGCTTGGACGAGTCGCTATGGAACGGGGAGTTCTACGTGCATATACACGAGAAAAAGAACGAGATGCCTGCGTGGATGTTGGAGGATTGGCCCCAGCGGAATCCCGACGTGGACTTGCCCTATGGCCCCGGCTGCCATACGGATCAGCTACTCGGTCAGTGGTGGTCGGACATCCTATCGTTGGGTAGCTTGCTGCCACCTGCGAGGGTTAGTACAACGCTATCGTCTATCCTCAAGTACAACTGGCGCGATGACTTCGCGGAGGTACCACAGCAGAGGTACTTCGCGGGAGCGGGTGATAGGGGTCTGCTCTGCTGCACCTGGCCGAACGGTGGTCGTCCCCCTCGCGCTACTCTGTACAGCGACGAAGTGT from Fimbriimonadia bacterium encodes:
- a CDS encoding RbsD or FucU transport, whose product is MLKTRLQHPEILAALAGAGHGMKVLIADLNYPFAMAAPPNGKLVYLNLCPGKPSVTEVLDLIAEAVPIEALEHVVPPDGSTPQIVSEFRAILGPDVPFTAHDRFGFYAAVRAAIDSHQLCLTVATGEERIYSNALVTIGYIPPG